In the Magnolia sinica isolate HGM2019 chromosome 15, MsV1, whole genome shotgun sequence genome, one interval contains:
- the LOC131227211 gene encoding uncharacterized protein LOC131227211: MGNGLSPCCTSTSKSSVNLVFWEGTTKTLTGKRLAGEVMFQFPDKIVCHADSFYIGHPIPSLSIDDELMKGQTYFVLPIDRFACQVLSAASLAALASTPKRTPLCFGECPFEYVKGTDGRVLIKVLPEFIIRILSRSSEQGSNPTTSPLISTPELQKHYAQLVGSKGQVWSPKLETIKECKTRSSSRTLLWLERRSGKFEG, from the coding sequence ATGGGCAATGGACTCTCTCCTTGTTGCACCAGCACCTCTAAGTCCTCCGTTAATCTAGTCTTCTGGGAAGGCACAACAAAGACCCTCACAGGGAAGCGGCTCGCTGGGGAGGTCATGTTCCAGTTCCCAGACAAGATCGTCTGCCACGCCGACTCCTTCTACATCGGCCACCCCATCCCGTCCCTCTCCATCGATGATGAGCTCATGAAGGGCCAGACATACTTCGTTCTTCCAATTGACCGCTTCGCATGCCAGGTCCTTTCAGCCGCATCGCTCGCCGCCTTAGCTTCCACTCCCAAAAGGACACCTCTTTGCTTTGGGGAATGCCCATTTGAGTACGTCAAAGGCACTGATGGTCGAGTCTTGATCAAAGTATTGCCAGAGTTTATAATCCGGATCTTATCAAGAAGCAGCGAGCAAGGATCCAATCCTACCACAAGCCCATTAATTAGTACGCCGGAGTTGCAGAAGCATTACGCGCAGCTGGTGGGGTCGAAAGGGCAGGTGTGGTCGCCGAAGCTAGAGACGATCAAGGAGTGTAAGACTCGGTCATCTTCACGCACGTTGCTATGGTTGGAGCGGAGATCAGGAAAGTTTGAAGGctga